A genomic region of Neisseria cinerea contains the following coding sequences:
- the rsmB gene encoding 16S rRNA (cytosine(967)-C(5))-methyltransferase RsmB: MSMALAQKLAADSIAAVAEGRNLQDVLAQIRTAHPNLTAQESGALQDIAYGCQRYLGSLKHMLAQMLKKPIDNPQLESLLLAALYQLHCTRNAPHAVVNEAVESIAKIGHGQYRSFANAILRRFLRERDKLAASCKKDDVAKHNLPLWWVAYLKNHYPKHWHNITAALQSHPPMTLRVNRRHGNAESYLEKLAAEGIAAKDLDEYAVTLEEAVPVNRLPGFSDGIVSVQDFGAQQAAYLLNPKDGERILDACAAPGGKTGHILELADCRVTALDIDAGRLKRVEDNIARLGFQTASTACADAQDLPAWYDGKPFDAVLADVPCTASGVARRNPDVKWLRRPTDGMKTARQQEALLDALWQVLKSGGRMLIATCSVFVEENDGQLQKFLNRHADAELIESRVLLPNKHQDGFYYALIQKQ, encoded by the coding sequence ATGAGTATGGCACTTGCCCAAAAACTGGCCGCCGACAGCATTGCCGCAGTTGCCGAAGGACGTAACCTTCAGGACGTGTTGGCGCAAATCCGCACCGCGCACCCCAACCTTACGGCACAGGAAAGCGGCGCATTGCAGGACATCGCCTACGGTTGCCAGCGTTATCTGGGCAGTTTGAAACATATGCTCGCGCAGATGCTGAAAAAACCGATTGACAATCCGCAGCTCGAAAGCCTGCTTTTGGCGGCGTTGTACCAGCTGCATTGCACGCGCAACGCGCCCCATGCCGTGGTCAATGAGGCGGTGGAAAGCATCGCGAAAATCGGGCACGGGCAGTACCGTTCGTTTGCCAACGCGATTTTGCGCCGCTTTTTGCGCGAACGCGACAAGCTTGCGGCTTCCTGCAAAAAAGATGATGTGGCGAAACACAACCTGCCGCTGTGGTGGGTGGCTTACTTGAAAAACCATTATCCGAAACACTGGCACAACATCACCGCCGCGCTGCAATCCCATCCGCCGATGACTTTGCGCGTCAACCGCCGACACGGCAATGCCGAAAGCTATTTGGAAAAACTGGCTGCGGAAGGTATCGCGGCTAAGGACTTGGACGAATATGCGGTTACGTTGGAAGAGGCAGTGCCGGTGAACCGCCTGCCCGGTTTTTCAGACGGCATTGTTTCGGTACAGGACTTCGGCGCGCAGCAGGCGGCGTATCTTCTTAACCCGAAAGACGGCGAACGGATTTTGGATGCCTGCGCCGCGCCGGGTGGCAAGACGGGGCACATTTTGGAATTGGCGGATTGCCGTGTTACCGCCTTGGATATTGATGCAGGCCGTCTGAAACGGGTGGAAGACAATATCGCGCGCCTGGGCTTTCAGACGGCATCGACGGCGTGTGCCGATGCACAGGACCTGCCGGCATGGTATGATGGGAAACCGTTTGACGCCGTCCTTGCCGACGTGCCGTGTACCGCCTCGGGCGTGGCGCGGCGCAATCCCGACGTCAAATGGCTGCGCCGACCGACCGACGGCATGAAAACCGCCCGTCAGCAGGAAGCCCTGCTGGACGCATTGTGGCAGGTGCTGAAAAGCGGGGGAAGGATGTTGATCGCCACCTGTTCCGTGTTCGTCGAGGAAAACGACGGACAATTGCAAAAATTCCTCAACCGCCATGCCGATGCAGAACTGATCGAATCGCGGGTACTCTTACCGAACAAACACCAAGATGGCTTTTATTACGCGCTTATTCAAAAGCAGTAA
- a CDS encoding DUF4390 domain-containing protein — protein sequence MAFITRLFKSSKWLIVPLMLPAFQNVAAEGIDVSRAEARITDGGQLSVSSRFQTELPDQLKQALRRGVPLNFTLGWQLSAPTVASYRFKFDQLIGDDSNIYYKLTFHPLTNRYRVTVGAFSTDYDTLDAALRAIGAVANWKVLHKGTLSGTEARETKAEIRLLLSTSKLPKPFQINALTSKNWHLDSGWKPLNIIGNK from the coding sequence ATGGCTTTTATTACGCGCTTATTCAAAAGCAGTAAATGGCTGATTGTGCCGCTGATGCTCCCCGCCTTTCAGAATGTGGCGGCGGAGGGGATAGATGTGAGCCGTGCCGAAGCGAGGATAACCGACGGCGGGCAGCTCTCAGTCAGCAGCCGTTTCCAAACCGAGCTGCCAGACCAGCTCAAACAGGCGTTGCGCCGGGGCGTGCCGCTTAATTTCACCTTGGGCTGGCAGCTTTCCGCGCCTACTGTTGCCTCATACCGGTTTAAATTCGACCAATTAATCGGCGACGACAGCAATATCTATTACAAACTGACCTTCCATCCGTTGACCAACCGTTACCGTGTTACCGTCGGTGCATTTTCTACCGACTACGATACCTTGGATGCGGCATTGCGCGCCATCGGTGCGGTTGCCAACTGGAAAGTCCTGCATAAAGGCACGCTTTCCGGTACGGAGGCAAGGGAAACCAAGGCCGAAATCCGTCTGCTGTTGTCTACTTCAAAACTGCCGAAACCTTTCCAAATCAATGCATTGACTTCTAAAAACTGGCATTTGGATTCGGGTTGGAAACCTTTAAACATTATCGGGAACAAATAA